From Streptomyces sp. NBC_00376, one genomic window encodes:
- a CDS encoding WhiB family transcriptional regulator, with protein sequence MTLNRISPEVARRTRRPVLQAAIDAGARCSGRNVLFNRNDVPPAIWAAQQASARQVCGRCPVRAACEELALRDGAGDRASDDLVRGGRTGQELAVDREIRQPSRLAAATAADWQHLLELNAAARERISLAYVMESGPVAA encoded by the coding sequence ATGACGCTCAACAGGATTTCGCCCGAGGTCGCCCGCCGGACGCGTCGCCCCGTGCTCCAGGCCGCCATCGACGCCGGCGCCCGCTGCAGTGGCCGGAACGTCTTGTTCAACCGCAACGACGTGCCGCCCGCGATCTGGGCGGCGCAGCAGGCCAGTGCCCGACAGGTTTGTGGGCGGTGCCCGGTTCGGGCGGCCTGCGAGGAGCTCGCGCTGCGCGACGGGGCCGGTGATCGGGCGAGCGACGATCTGGTCCGCGGCGGCCGTACCGGGCAGGAGCTGGCGGTCGATCGGGAGATCCGCCAGCCCAGCCGTCTCGCCGCCGCGACTGCTGCCGACTGGCAGCACCTCCTGGAGCTCAACGCCGCGGCCCGCGAGCGGATCTCACTCGCCTACGTCATGGAGTCCGGTCCGGTCGCGGCCTAA